A genomic segment from Chitinophaga niabensis encodes:
- a CDS encoding MFS transporter — protein sequence MSTNNATIFDKAGIPRQLLWGYIGIMIFMMGDGIEQGWLSPYLVDHGMTVQQSASLFTVYGITIAISAWFSGVLAEGFGVRRTMLLGLVLYMLGTVGFVGFGMPELNFPVMLLTYALRGFGYPLFAYSFLVWIAYSSPQQQLGRAVGWFWFVFTGGLNVLGAYYSSWAILKFGHLNTLWTSLFWALLGAFFALVLNKRSAQKQTSKGSQMQELLKGLTIVKEEPKVLLGGIVRVINTTAQFAFPVFLPMYMARHGFDTTQWLQIWGTIFTANIIFNLIFGFVGDRFGWRNTIMWFGGVGCAVTTLLFYYAPQIWEGSFFMVLTCGVLWGAFLAGYVPLTALVPSLVKKDKGAAMAILNLGAGLPVFVGPAIVGLFIGGVGEEGVIWILAVLYVISAILTRFITLPDNAKTLHHHTLQTEIA from the coding sequence GGTGATGGTATTGAACAAGGATGGCTGAGCCCTTACCTGGTAGATCATGGTATGACGGTTCAGCAATCAGCCTCCCTGTTCACCGTATATGGTATCACCATTGCCATCTCCGCCTGGTTTTCCGGCGTACTGGCAGAAGGGTTCGGCGTGCGGCGTACTATGCTGCTGGGCCTGGTCCTTTACATGCTGGGCACGGTTGGCTTCGTGGGTTTCGGTATGCCGGAATTGAATTTCCCGGTGATGCTGCTGACGTATGCGTTACGTGGTTTCGGATATCCGCTCTTTGCTTATTCCTTCCTGGTATGGATCGCGTATAGCAGTCCACAGCAACAGCTGGGCCGCGCAGTGGGCTGGTTCTGGTTTGTGTTCACCGGCGGATTGAATGTACTGGGTGCATATTACTCCAGCTGGGCTATCCTGAAGTTCGGTCATCTCAATACTTTATGGACCTCTTTATTCTGGGCATTGCTGGGTGCATTCTTTGCACTGGTGCTGAATAAACGTTCTGCACAAAAGCAAACTTCCAAAGGTTCCCAGATGCAGGAACTCCTGAAAGGGCTCACCATCGTTAAAGAAGAACCAAAAGTACTCTTAGGCGGTATTGTACGGGTGATCAATACCACCGCACAATTTGCTTTCCCCGTTTTTCTGCCGATGTATATGGCCCGCCACGGTTTTGATACCACACAATGGCTGCAGATCTGGGGCACTATCTTCACCGCCAACATCATCTTCAACCTCATCTTCGGATTCGTGGGAGACCGTTTTGGCTGGCGAAACACCATCATGTGGTTCGGCGGCGTGGGCTGTGCCGTAACTACCCTCCTGTTTTACTATGCACCACAGATCTGGGAAGGCAGCTTTTTTATGGTATTAACCTGCGGCGTACTCTGGGGCGCATTCCTGGCTGGTTATGTTCCCTTAACGGCATTGGTGCCCTCCCTTGTAAAAAAAGATAAAGGAGCAGCTATGGCCATCCTTAACCTTGGTGCAGGCCTGCCCGTGTTTGTAGGCCCCGCCATTGTTGGTCTGTTCATTGGCGGCGTAGGTGAAGAAGGTGTAATATGGATCCTGGCGGTACTGTATGTGATCAGCGCCATCCTCACCCGCTTCATCACTTTGCCGGATAATGCAAAGACCCTCCACCATCATACGTTACAAACTGAAATAGCATGA
- a CDS encoding 2-hydroxyacid dehydrogenase, producing MRILITAPYNEKGLKELETQFGEVVYRSWKPNGRAYNETELLELLANSKADALITEHDHVTATVIAANPQLQFIGVCRGTPSNVAVATATEMGIPVFFTPARNAQAVVEMFISNVIMLLRNTIPGIDWLKGRNWQEGAHDSYLAFKGNELAGRTIGLVGFGAIGQLIAKLVKDYPCKIQFFDPYVTEHDKAFRKTGIEDVFSTSDIVSIHLPVTNETKGMINGSLMKLMKKDAIFVNTARAAVVKREDLLDALEKKAIRGAILDVFDNEPPDALDYRIIDMPHVIATPHIAGATHEVEDHHVEILNKALLQWYAKGNKKIAELANKEILTIHI from the coding sequence ATGAGAATTTTAATTACGGCGCCTTATAATGAGAAAGGCCTGAAAGAACTGGAAACACAGTTCGGCGAAGTTGTTTACAGATCATGGAAACCTAACGGACGTGCTTACAACGAAACAGAATTACTGGAACTGCTGGCGAACAGTAAAGCAGATGCACTGATCACAGAACACGATCATGTAACGGCCACGGTTATTGCCGCAAACCCGCAACTGCAATTCATTGGTGTATGCAGGGGAACACCCTCCAACGTAGCGGTAGCCACGGCTACGGAAATGGGCATCCCTGTATTTTTCACGCCCGCCCGCAACGCGCAGGCAGTAGTGGAAATGTTCATCTCCAATGTGATCATGCTCTTGCGTAACACCATTCCCGGCATCGACTGGCTCAAAGGCCGCAACTGGCAGGAAGGGGCACACGATTCCTACCTCGCCTTCAAAGGCAATGAACTCGCAGGAAGAACTATCGGATTGGTGGGCTTTGGCGCTATCGGCCAGCTCATTGCCAAACTGGTGAAGGATTACCCCTGTAAGATCCAGTTCTTCGATCCCTACGTAACGGAACACGACAAAGCTTTCCGCAAAACAGGTATCGAAGATGTATTTTCAACCAGCGACATCGTATCCATTCACCTGCCGGTTACCAATGAAACAAAAGGTATGATCAACGGCAGCCTGATGAAACTGATGAAAAAAGATGCCATTTTTGTGAATACGGCCAGGGCAGCAGTAGTGAAAAGAGAAGACCTGCTGGATGCATTGGAAAAGAAAGCGATCCGGGGGGCCATCCTGGATGTGTTTGACAACGAACCACCGGATGCGCTGGATTACCGCATTATTGATATGCCGCATGTAATTGCTACGCCGCACATTGCAGGCGCAACACATGAAGTGGAAGATCATCATGTGGAGATCCTCAATAAAGCGTTGCTGCAGTGGTATGCAAAAGGGAACAAAAAGATAGCCGAACTGGCGAATAAAGAAATACTTACAATCCATATTTAA